A genomic window from Diospyros lotus cultivar Yz01 chromosome 2, ASM1463336v1, whole genome shotgun sequence includes:
- the LOC127795578 gene encoding protein SCAR3 isoform X1, which produces MPLVRVQVRNEYGLGQPQLYTEVDREDPKAVLDGVAVAGLVGILRQLGDLAEFAAEVFHGLQEQVMSTSSRSHKLMVRLQGFETAFSPLEKGIMAQKSHLHFAYTAGTVKHPHLQNEQNQFIYGDLPHFVMDSYEECRHPPCLHLLDKFDSGGPGSCLKRYSDPTFFRRASTITGEGNVGRASKDGKARQSKTKIRRNRVCLGSSVSNHSDRTRSTSVQVDGHSVSPFDVRLKSDLGDRYNSFDSRTGSSYAQHVSNLNYYMVPEEREPKDSSFSSLRMHHNDCTYSASVDTNNGVAHEDFPQSVSQEKTGPLPSCVNWDEKTEKAEPSGQLFDHDETAEMLTENFSRDAQKKGEENFRSVDQRNFHFDNKDTTSSISGQNQPDDVESEPDKYMDALNTIESESETDKGRRIKKDVEHYSNSNDDQIQDGAHGLTGHYSEMQPSEVESCAAAYGSSNILTSSYRLSSFNHQGAQNIGHGRSSYHPGIRPSNMEVCPAAYSSSIIEMPFDKPNSVSSLVYAYEALSQMAKETSDMRNYQGMDFHRNDEILDGSNEESVVSSLLHPSSLETNPKSTSDQIICTSYGSDKSRMEHSGVQSVKFWTNGGLLGLEPSKPLDFSLAKPVTQESATRTEDDISPSNQSSTFNSDGDGRNPDKFIWSSKSIDRNSSSPSMSCPRDQDAMSNKKISWKFSPTEAGTNHKRYDDSHHSRVINDLEHSLKGSSAAIHEAEQTVTANVKATSPGESQSGGENASQVFGLSNGFLGSDFQRKALVVHDEKAELPSFRKTGVHVPNRRNHIAAYQTPSEKTFEENLGSGSPINSPCSSPPLQHMKISFQPINGFETSKLKLKLPNMIYLHGSSGDMLPSFQLVPESTDSRDNDSDSDDDTFCRSSSYISDDCLSHHSDSNSEQWESDDTPPCKDELCDTLHRISSTESASRSVGLGRTGNGRFNADPRLQSPYVETCPESGQSSDLPSLSTLNPLFEKEMKTGSDAKDLLESLLPKETTPSPPPLPPLQWRVTKSQSDVTTGKLDSMSNALNHAFDMKAMESTISPESCPIPVKPQQNTDKAITFTPKKQPEAHKLNLENHVNQAINYKSIDEKEDFLHQIRTKSFSLRRTVTEKQTDTPAHTASDKVVAILVKANAIRQAVGSDDCDDEDGWSEA; this is translated from the exons ATGCCTTTGGTGAGGGTTCAGGTGAGGAACGAGTACGGCTTGGGACAGCCCCAGCTGTACACAGAGGTGGACAGAGAAGACCCCAAGGCGGTGCTCGATGGAGTGGCTGTAGCTGGACTTGTTGGGATCTTGCGCCAATTGGGCGATCTTGCTGA ATTTGCTGCAGAGGTTTTTCATGGCTTACAGGAGCAAGTGATGAGTACATCTTCTAGAAGCCATAAATTAATGGTTCGCCTACAAGGCTTTGAAACTGCATTTTCTCCTCTTGAGAAGGGCATTATGGCCCAAAAGAGCCACTTACATTTTGCTTACACAGCTG GTACTGtcaagcatcctcatctccaaaATGAACAAAATCAGTTTATATATGGTGACTTGCCACATTTTGTAATGGATTCTTATGAAGAATGTCGTCATCCTCCTTGTCTACATTTGCTTGACAA ATTTGACAGTGGTGGCCCAGGATCTTGCTTAAAGAGATACTCAGATCCGACTTTCTTTAGAAGGGCATCCACCATCACTGGTGAAGGAAATGTTGGGAGAGCCTCTAAAGATGGGAAGGCTCGTCAAAGCAAG ACAAAGATAAGGAGGAACAGAGTTTGCCTTGGTTCATCAGTATCCAATCATAGTGACAG GACTCGATCTACTTCTGTACAAGTTGATGGGCATTCTGTGTCCCCATTTGATGTCAGATTGAAATCTGACCTGGGAGACAGGTATAATTCTTTTGATTCAAGAACTGGGTCAAGCTATGCACAGCATGTTTCCAATTTGAATTACTACATGGTACCTGAAGAACGTGAACCTAAAGATTCATCCTTTTCCAGTTTAAGAATGCACCATAATGACTGCACGTACTCAGCTTCTGTTGACACAAATAATGGAGTTGCACATGAAGATTTTCCACAAAGTGTATCACAGGAGAAAACTGGCCCTCTTCCATCATGTGTTAATTGGGATGAAAAGACAGAAAAAGCAGAGCCTTCAGGTCAACTGTTTGATCATGACGAAACTGCAGAAATGCTCACAGAAAACTTTAGCCGAGATGCtcaaaagaagggagaagaaaacTTTAGAAGTGTTGATCAAAGGAATTTTCACTTTGACAATAAAGACACAACATCATCAATCTCTGGCCAGAATCAGCCTGATGATGTTGAAAGTGAACCAGATAAGTACATGGATGCCCTTAACACCATTGAATCAGAATCTGAAACTGATAAAGGAAGACGAATAAAGAAGGATGTGGAGCACTATTCCAATTCCAATGATGATCAAATACAAGATGGAGCACATGGTCTCACAGGGCATTACTCGGAAATGCAGCCATCAGAAGTTGAATCTTGTGCTGCAGCTTACGGTTCCTCAAACATTTTAACATCCTCTTATAGACTTTCCAGTTTTAATCATCAAGGAGCACAAAACATTGGGCATGGACGGTCATCATATCATCCTGGCATTCGACCATCAAACATGGAAGTATGTCCTGCAGCTTACAGTTCATCAATCATTGAAATGCCCTTTGATAAACCTAATTCTGTGTCCTCGCTGGTGTATGCTTATGAAGCTTTATCTCAAATGGCGAAAGAGACTTCTGATATGAGAAATTATCAAGGCATGGACTTTCATAGAAATGACGAGATTCTTGATGGCTCAAATGAAGAATCTGTTGTCAGCAGTTTACTGCACCCTAGCTCCTTAGAAACTAATCCAAAGTCTACAAGTGATCAGATTATTTGCACTTCCTATGGATCTGACAAGTCTAGGATGGAGCATTCTGGTGTCCAATCAGTTAAATTCTGGACAAATGGGGGCCTACTAGGACTTGAGCCATCAAAGCCTCTAGATTTCAGCCTAGCAAAGCCTGTAACTCAGGAATCTGCAACCAGAACTGAAGATGACATAAGTCCTTCAAATCAAAGCAGCACTTTTAATAGTGATGGAGATGGAAGAAACCCAGATAAGTTCATCTGGAGCTCTAAAAGTATTGATCGGAATTCTTCTAGTCCCTCCATGTCGTGCCCCCGTGATCAAGATGCTAtgtctaataaaaaaatatcctGGAAATTTTCACCAACTGAAGCAGGCACCAATCACAAACgttatgatgattctcatcaTAGTAGAGTTATCAATGATCTTGAGCATAGTTTGAAAGGAAGCAGTGCAGCTATACATGAGGCTGAGCAGACAGTCACTGCTAATGTGAAAGCTACATCTCCTGGAGAAAGTCAGAGCGGGGGTGAAAATGCATCTCAGGTCTTTGGACTAAGCAATGGCTTCCTTGGAAGTGATTTTCAAAGAAAAGCTTTAGTTGTTCATGATGAGAAGGCTGAACTTCCTTCCTTCAGGAAAACTGGTGTCCATGTGCCAAACAGAAGGAACCACATTGCAGCATATCAAACACCATCAGAGAAGACTTTCGAGGAGAATCTTGGAAGTGGGTCTCCTATAAATTCACCTTGTTCTTCACCACCACTGCAGCATATGAAGATTTCTTTCCAGCCTATAAATGGTTTTGAGACTTCcaaactaaaactaaaacttCCCAATATGATTTACCTTCATGGAAGCAGCGGAGATATGTTACCTTCATTTCAATTAGTCCCAGAGTCCACTGATTCACGTGACAATGATTCGGACTCAGATGATGATACATTTTGTAGATCATCTTCATATATTTCGGATGACTGTCTTAGCCATCACTCAGATTCAAATTCTGAGCAATGGGAATCTGATGATACCCCACCATGCAAAGATGAGCTATGTGACACTTTACACAGAATCTCATCAACAGAATCTGCTTCAAGATCTGTGGGGCTTGGCAGAACAGGAAATGGACGTTTTAATGCAGACCCTAGACTTCAAAGTCCATATGTTGAAACTTGTCCTGAATCTGGTCAATCATCTGATCTTCCAAGTTTGAGCACTCTAAACCCTTtatttgagaaagaaatgaaaactgGTTCTGATGCAAAGGATTTGCTAGAGTCCCTCCTTCCCAAGGAGACGACACCATCACCTCCACCACTACCTCCACTACAATGGCGGGTTACAAAATCCCAGTCAGATGTGACCACTGGCAAACTAGATTCCATGTCCAATGCCTTGAATCATGCATTTGATATGAAGGCTATGGAATCTACCATCTCTCCTGAATCTTGCCCAATCCCAGTCAAGCCACAACAAAATACTGACAAGGCCATTACATTCACACCTAAAAAG CAGCCTGAAGcacacaaattaaatttagagaATCACGTTAATCAGGCTATCAATTACAAGAGCATTGATGAAAAGGAAGATTTTCTGCATCAGATTAGAACCAAA TCATTCAGCCTGAGGCGCACCGTGACAGAAAAGCAAACTGATACACCAGCGCACACTGCCAGTGACAAGGTTGTAGCAATTTTAGTGAAGGCAAATGCAATTCGCCAG GCTGTTGGAAGCGATGATTGTGACGACGAAGATGGTTGGAGTGAAGCTTGA
- the LOC127795578 gene encoding protein SCAR3 isoform X4, which yields MPLVRVQVRNEYGLGQPQLYTEVDREDPKAVLDGVAVAGLVGILRQLGDLAEFAAEVFHGLQEQVMSTSSRSHKLMVRLQGFETAFSPLEKGIMAQKSHLHFAYTAGTVKHPHLQNEQNQFIYGDLPHFVMDSYEECRHPPCLHLLDKFDSGGPGSCLKRYSDPTFFRRASTITGEGNVGRASKDGKARQSKTKIRRNRVCLGSSVSNHSDRTRSTSVQVDGHSVSPFDVRLKSDLGDSLRMHHNDCTYSASVDTNNGVAHEDFPQSVSQEKTGPLPSCVNWDEKTEKAEPSGQLFDHDETAEMLTENFSRDAQKKGEENFRSVDQRNFHFDNKDTTSSISGQNQPDDVESEPDKYMDALNTIESESETDKGRRIKKDVEHYSNSNDDQIQDGAHGLTGHYSEMQPSEVESCAAAYGSSNILTSSYRLSSFNHQGAQNIGHGRSSYHPGIRPSNMEVCPAAYSSSIIEMPFDKPNSVSSLVYAYEALSQMAKETSDMRNYQGMDFHRNDEILDGSNEESVVSSLLHPSSLETNPKSTSDQIICTSYGSDKSRMEHSGVQSVKFWTNGGLLGLEPSKPLDFSLAKPVTQESATRTEDDISPSNQSSTFNSDGDGRNPDKFIWSSKSIDRNSSSPSMSCPRDQDAMSNKKISWKFSPTEAGTNHKRYDDSHHSRVINDLEHSLKGSSAAIHEAEQTVTANVKATSPGESQSGGENASQVFGLSNGFLGSDFQRKALVVHDEKAELPSFRKTGVHVPNRRNHIAAYQTPSEKTFEENLGSGSPINSPCSSPPLQHMKISFQPINGFETSKLKLKLPNMIYLHGSSGDMLPSFQLVPESTDSRDNDSDSDDDTFCRSSSYISDDCLSHHSDSNSEQWESDDTPPCKDELCDTLHRISSTESASRSVGLGRTGNGRFNADPRLQSPYVETCPESGQSSDLPSLSTLNPLFEKEMKTGSDAKDLLESLLPKETTPSPPPLPPLQWRVTKSQSDVTTGKLDSMSNALNHAFDMKAMESTISPESCPIPVKPQQNTDKAITFTPKKQPEAHKLNLENHVNQAINYKSIDEKEDFLHQIRTKSFSLRRTVTEKQTDTPAHTASDKVVAILVKANAIRQAVGSDDCDDEDGWSEA from the exons ATGCCTTTGGTGAGGGTTCAGGTGAGGAACGAGTACGGCTTGGGACAGCCCCAGCTGTACACAGAGGTGGACAGAGAAGACCCCAAGGCGGTGCTCGATGGAGTGGCTGTAGCTGGACTTGTTGGGATCTTGCGCCAATTGGGCGATCTTGCTGA ATTTGCTGCAGAGGTTTTTCATGGCTTACAGGAGCAAGTGATGAGTACATCTTCTAGAAGCCATAAATTAATGGTTCGCCTACAAGGCTTTGAAACTGCATTTTCTCCTCTTGAGAAGGGCATTATGGCCCAAAAGAGCCACTTACATTTTGCTTACACAGCTG GTACTGtcaagcatcctcatctccaaaATGAACAAAATCAGTTTATATATGGTGACTTGCCACATTTTGTAATGGATTCTTATGAAGAATGTCGTCATCCTCCTTGTCTACATTTGCTTGACAA ATTTGACAGTGGTGGCCCAGGATCTTGCTTAAAGAGATACTCAGATCCGACTTTCTTTAGAAGGGCATCCACCATCACTGGTGAAGGAAATGTTGGGAGAGCCTCTAAAGATGGGAAGGCTCGTCAAAGCAAG ACAAAGATAAGGAGGAACAGAGTTTGCCTTGGTTCATCAGTATCCAATCATAGTGACAG GACTCGATCTACTTCTGTACAAGTTGATGGGCATTCTGTGTCCCCATTTGATGTCAGATTGAAATCTGACCTGGGAGACAG TTTAAGAATGCACCATAATGACTGCACGTACTCAGCTTCTGTTGACACAAATAATGGAGTTGCACATGAAGATTTTCCACAAAGTGTATCACAGGAGAAAACTGGCCCTCTTCCATCATGTGTTAATTGGGATGAAAAGACAGAAAAAGCAGAGCCTTCAGGTCAACTGTTTGATCATGACGAAACTGCAGAAATGCTCACAGAAAACTTTAGCCGAGATGCtcaaaagaagggagaagaaaacTTTAGAAGTGTTGATCAAAGGAATTTTCACTTTGACAATAAAGACACAACATCATCAATCTCTGGCCAGAATCAGCCTGATGATGTTGAAAGTGAACCAGATAAGTACATGGATGCCCTTAACACCATTGAATCAGAATCTGAAACTGATAAAGGAAGACGAATAAAGAAGGATGTGGAGCACTATTCCAATTCCAATGATGATCAAATACAAGATGGAGCACATGGTCTCACAGGGCATTACTCGGAAATGCAGCCATCAGAAGTTGAATCTTGTGCTGCAGCTTACGGTTCCTCAAACATTTTAACATCCTCTTATAGACTTTCCAGTTTTAATCATCAAGGAGCACAAAACATTGGGCATGGACGGTCATCATATCATCCTGGCATTCGACCATCAAACATGGAAGTATGTCCTGCAGCTTACAGTTCATCAATCATTGAAATGCCCTTTGATAAACCTAATTCTGTGTCCTCGCTGGTGTATGCTTATGAAGCTTTATCTCAAATGGCGAAAGAGACTTCTGATATGAGAAATTATCAAGGCATGGACTTTCATAGAAATGACGAGATTCTTGATGGCTCAAATGAAGAATCTGTTGTCAGCAGTTTACTGCACCCTAGCTCCTTAGAAACTAATCCAAAGTCTACAAGTGATCAGATTATTTGCACTTCCTATGGATCTGACAAGTCTAGGATGGAGCATTCTGGTGTCCAATCAGTTAAATTCTGGACAAATGGGGGCCTACTAGGACTTGAGCCATCAAAGCCTCTAGATTTCAGCCTAGCAAAGCCTGTAACTCAGGAATCTGCAACCAGAACTGAAGATGACATAAGTCCTTCAAATCAAAGCAGCACTTTTAATAGTGATGGAGATGGAAGAAACCCAGATAAGTTCATCTGGAGCTCTAAAAGTATTGATCGGAATTCTTCTAGTCCCTCCATGTCGTGCCCCCGTGATCAAGATGCTAtgtctaataaaaaaatatcctGGAAATTTTCACCAACTGAAGCAGGCACCAATCACAAACgttatgatgattctcatcaTAGTAGAGTTATCAATGATCTTGAGCATAGTTTGAAAGGAAGCAGTGCAGCTATACATGAGGCTGAGCAGACAGTCACTGCTAATGTGAAAGCTACATCTCCTGGAGAAAGTCAGAGCGGGGGTGAAAATGCATCTCAGGTCTTTGGACTAAGCAATGGCTTCCTTGGAAGTGATTTTCAAAGAAAAGCTTTAGTTGTTCATGATGAGAAGGCTGAACTTCCTTCCTTCAGGAAAACTGGTGTCCATGTGCCAAACAGAAGGAACCACATTGCAGCATATCAAACACCATCAGAGAAGACTTTCGAGGAGAATCTTGGAAGTGGGTCTCCTATAAATTCACCTTGTTCTTCACCACCACTGCAGCATATGAAGATTTCTTTCCAGCCTATAAATGGTTTTGAGACTTCcaaactaaaactaaaacttCCCAATATGATTTACCTTCATGGAAGCAGCGGAGATATGTTACCTTCATTTCAATTAGTCCCAGAGTCCACTGATTCACGTGACAATGATTCGGACTCAGATGATGATACATTTTGTAGATCATCTTCATATATTTCGGATGACTGTCTTAGCCATCACTCAGATTCAAATTCTGAGCAATGGGAATCTGATGATACCCCACCATGCAAAGATGAGCTATGTGACACTTTACACAGAATCTCATCAACAGAATCTGCTTCAAGATCTGTGGGGCTTGGCAGAACAGGAAATGGACGTTTTAATGCAGACCCTAGACTTCAAAGTCCATATGTTGAAACTTGTCCTGAATCTGGTCAATCATCTGATCTTCCAAGTTTGAGCACTCTAAACCCTTtatttgagaaagaaatgaaaactgGTTCTGATGCAAAGGATTTGCTAGAGTCCCTCCTTCCCAAGGAGACGACACCATCACCTCCACCACTACCTCCACTACAATGGCGGGTTACAAAATCCCAGTCAGATGTGACCACTGGCAAACTAGATTCCATGTCCAATGCCTTGAATCATGCATTTGATATGAAGGCTATGGAATCTACCATCTCTCCTGAATCTTGCCCAATCCCAGTCAAGCCACAACAAAATACTGACAAGGCCATTACATTCACACCTAAAAAG CAGCCTGAAGcacacaaattaaatttagagaATCACGTTAATCAGGCTATCAATTACAAGAGCATTGATGAAAAGGAAGATTTTCTGCATCAGATTAGAACCAAA TCATTCAGCCTGAGGCGCACCGTGACAGAAAAGCAAACTGATACACCAGCGCACACTGCCAGTGACAAGGTTGTAGCAATTTTAGTGAAGGCAAATGCAATTCGCCAG GCTGTTGGAAGCGATGATTGTGACGACGAAGATGGTTGGAGTGAAGCTTGA
- the LOC127795578 gene encoding protein SCAR3 isoform X3, whose amino-acid sequence MPLVRVQVRNEYGLGQPQLYTEVDREDPKAVLDGVAVAGLVGILRQLGDLAEFAAEVFHGLQEQVMSTSSRSHKLMVRLQGFETAFSPLEKGIMAQKSHLHFAYTAGTVKHPHLQNEQNQFIYGDLPHFVMDSYEECRHPPCLHLLDKFDSGGPGSCLKRYSDPTFFRRASTITGEGNVGRASKDGKARQSKTKIRRNRVCLGSSVSNHSDRTRSTSVQVDGHSVSPFDVRLKSDLGDRYNSFDSRTGSSYAQHVSNLNYYMVPEEREPKDSSFSSLRMHHNDCTYSASVDTNNGVAHEDFPQSVSQEKTGPLPSCVNWDEKTEKAEPSGQLFDHDETAEMLTENFSRDAQKKGEENFRSVDQRNFHFDNKDTTSSISGQNQPDDVESEPDKYMDALNTIESESETDKGRRIKKDVEHYSNSNDDQIQDGAHGLTGHYSEMQPSEVESCAAAYGSSNILTSSYRLSSFNHQGAQNIGHGRSSYHPGIRPSNMEVCPAAYSSSIIEMPFDKPNSVSSLVYAYEALSQMAKETSDMRNYQGMDFHRNDEILDGSNEESVVSSLLHPSSLETNPKSTSDQIICTSYGSDKSRMEHSGVQSVKFWTNGGLLGLEPSKPLDFSLAKPVTQESATRTEDDISPSNQSSTFNSDGDGRNPDKFIWSSKSIDRNSSSPSMSCPRDQDAMSNKKISWKFSPTEAGTNHKRYDDSHHSRVINDLEHSLKGSSAAIHEAEQTVTANVKATSPGESQSGGENASQVFGLSNGFLGSDFQRKALVVHDEKAELPSFRKTGVHVPNRRNHIAAYQTPSEKTFEENLGSGSPINSPCSSPPLQHMKISFQPINGFETSKLKLKLPNMIYLHGSSGDMLPSFQLVPESTDSRDNDSDSDDDTFCRSSSYISDDCLSHHSDSNSEQWESDDTPPCKDELCDTLHRISSTESASRSVGLGRTGNGRFNADPRLQSPYVETCPESGQSSDLPSLSTLNPLFEKEMKTGSDAKDLLESLLPKETTPSPPPLPPLQWRVTKSQSDVTTGKLDSMSNALNHAFDMKAMESTISPESCPIPVKPQQNTDKAITFTPKKSFSLRRTVTEKQTDTPAHTASDKVVAILVKANAIRQAVGSDDCDDEDGWSEA is encoded by the exons ATGCCTTTGGTGAGGGTTCAGGTGAGGAACGAGTACGGCTTGGGACAGCCCCAGCTGTACACAGAGGTGGACAGAGAAGACCCCAAGGCGGTGCTCGATGGAGTGGCTGTAGCTGGACTTGTTGGGATCTTGCGCCAATTGGGCGATCTTGCTGA ATTTGCTGCAGAGGTTTTTCATGGCTTACAGGAGCAAGTGATGAGTACATCTTCTAGAAGCCATAAATTAATGGTTCGCCTACAAGGCTTTGAAACTGCATTTTCTCCTCTTGAGAAGGGCATTATGGCCCAAAAGAGCCACTTACATTTTGCTTACACAGCTG GTACTGtcaagcatcctcatctccaaaATGAACAAAATCAGTTTATATATGGTGACTTGCCACATTTTGTAATGGATTCTTATGAAGAATGTCGTCATCCTCCTTGTCTACATTTGCTTGACAA ATTTGACAGTGGTGGCCCAGGATCTTGCTTAAAGAGATACTCAGATCCGACTTTCTTTAGAAGGGCATCCACCATCACTGGTGAAGGAAATGTTGGGAGAGCCTCTAAAGATGGGAAGGCTCGTCAAAGCAAG ACAAAGATAAGGAGGAACAGAGTTTGCCTTGGTTCATCAGTATCCAATCATAGTGACAG GACTCGATCTACTTCTGTACAAGTTGATGGGCATTCTGTGTCCCCATTTGATGTCAGATTGAAATCTGACCTGGGAGACAGGTATAATTCTTTTGATTCAAGAACTGGGTCAAGCTATGCACAGCATGTTTCCAATTTGAATTACTACATGGTACCTGAAGAACGTGAACCTAAAGATTCATCCTTTTCCAGTTTAAGAATGCACCATAATGACTGCACGTACTCAGCTTCTGTTGACACAAATAATGGAGTTGCACATGAAGATTTTCCACAAAGTGTATCACAGGAGAAAACTGGCCCTCTTCCATCATGTGTTAATTGGGATGAAAAGACAGAAAAAGCAGAGCCTTCAGGTCAACTGTTTGATCATGACGAAACTGCAGAAATGCTCACAGAAAACTTTAGCCGAGATGCtcaaaagaagggagaagaaaacTTTAGAAGTGTTGATCAAAGGAATTTTCACTTTGACAATAAAGACACAACATCATCAATCTCTGGCCAGAATCAGCCTGATGATGTTGAAAGTGAACCAGATAAGTACATGGATGCCCTTAACACCATTGAATCAGAATCTGAAACTGATAAAGGAAGACGAATAAAGAAGGATGTGGAGCACTATTCCAATTCCAATGATGATCAAATACAAGATGGAGCACATGGTCTCACAGGGCATTACTCGGAAATGCAGCCATCAGAAGTTGAATCTTGTGCTGCAGCTTACGGTTCCTCAAACATTTTAACATCCTCTTATAGACTTTCCAGTTTTAATCATCAAGGAGCACAAAACATTGGGCATGGACGGTCATCATATCATCCTGGCATTCGACCATCAAACATGGAAGTATGTCCTGCAGCTTACAGTTCATCAATCATTGAAATGCCCTTTGATAAACCTAATTCTGTGTCCTCGCTGGTGTATGCTTATGAAGCTTTATCTCAAATGGCGAAAGAGACTTCTGATATGAGAAATTATCAAGGCATGGACTTTCATAGAAATGACGAGATTCTTGATGGCTCAAATGAAGAATCTGTTGTCAGCAGTTTACTGCACCCTAGCTCCTTAGAAACTAATCCAAAGTCTACAAGTGATCAGATTATTTGCACTTCCTATGGATCTGACAAGTCTAGGATGGAGCATTCTGGTGTCCAATCAGTTAAATTCTGGACAAATGGGGGCCTACTAGGACTTGAGCCATCAAAGCCTCTAGATTTCAGCCTAGCAAAGCCTGTAACTCAGGAATCTGCAACCAGAACTGAAGATGACATAAGTCCTTCAAATCAAAGCAGCACTTTTAATAGTGATGGAGATGGAAGAAACCCAGATAAGTTCATCTGGAGCTCTAAAAGTATTGATCGGAATTCTTCTAGTCCCTCCATGTCGTGCCCCCGTGATCAAGATGCTAtgtctaataaaaaaatatcctGGAAATTTTCACCAACTGAAGCAGGCACCAATCACAAACgttatgatgattctcatcaTAGTAGAGTTATCAATGATCTTGAGCATAGTTTGAAAGGAAGCAGTGCAGCTATACATGAGGCTGAGCAGACAGTCACTGCTAATGTGAAAGCTACATCTCCTGGAGAAAGTCAGAGCGGGGGTGAAAATGCATCTCAGGTCTTTGGACTAAGCAATGGCTTCCTTGGAAGTGATTTTCAAAGAAAAGCTTTAGTTGTTCATGATGAGAAGGCTGAACTTCCTTCCTTCAGGAAAACTGGTGTCCATGTGCCAAACAGAAGGAACCACATTGCAGCATATCAAACACCATCAGAGAAGACTTTCGAGGAGAATCTTGGAAGTGGGTCTCCTATAAATTCACCTTGTTCTTCACCACCACTGCAGCATATGAAGATTTCTTTCCAGCCTATAAATGGTTTTGAGACTTCcaaactaaaactaaaacttCCCAATATGATTTACCTTCATGGAAGCAGCGGAGATATGTTACCTTCATTTCAATTAGTCCCAGAGTCCACTGATTCACGTGACAATGATTCGGACTCAGATGATGATACATTTTGTAGATCATCTTCATATATTTCGGATGACTGTCTTAGCCATCACTCAGATTCAAATTCTGAGCAATGGGAATCTGATGATACCCCACCATGCAAAGATGAGCTATGTGACACTTTACACAGAATCTCATCAACAGAATCTGCTTCAAGATCTGTGGGGCTTGGCAGAACAGGAAATGGACGTTTTAATGCAGACCCTAGACTTCAAAGTCCATATGTTGAAACTTGTCCTGAATCTGGTCAATCATCTGATCTTCCAAGTTTGAGCACTCTAAACCCTTtatttgagaaagaaatgaaaactgGTTCTGATGCAAAGGATTTGCTAGAGTCCCTCCTTCCCAAGGAGACGACACCATCACCTCCACCACTACCTCCACTACAATGGCGGGTTACAAAATCCCAGTCAGATGTGACCACTGGCAAACTAGATTCCATGTCCAATGCCTTGAATCATGCATTTGATATGAAGGCTATGGAATCTACCATCTCTCCTGAATCTTGCCCAATCCCAGTCAAGCCACAACAAAATACTGACAAGGCCATTACATTCACACCTAAAAAG TCATTCAGCCTGAGGCGCACCGTGACAGAAAAGCAAACTGATACACCAGCGCACACTGCCAGTGACAAGGTTGTAGCAATTTTAGTGAAGGCAAATGCAATTCGCCAG GCTGTTGGAAGCGATGATTGTGACGACGAAGATGGTTGGAGTGAAGCTTGA